TCATCGTCTCGTGGGGAATATCCCGATAGCGATTGAACCGGTTGCCATCTATGAGCAGCAGTTCAGGTCGCACACTCAACTGATCAATCGCCCGATGCATCGCCAAAAACGATGCGTTGAGGATATTGATCTCATCGATCTCTACATTGTCCACGACCCCTATTCCCCATGCGATGGCTGCATCCTTGATCACATCGACCAGTGCTTCGCGCTTCTTGGCCGAGAGCTGTTTAGAATCGTTGAGTACAGCATGACTAAAATCCACTGGCATGATGGCTGCTGCAGCCACTACAGGGCCCGCAAGACAACCACGTCCCGCTTCGTCACAGCCTGCTTCTATAGTATTTTCTTGATGATAAGCTAATAGCATGAATTGAACGCATATTCTTTGAATAGGGACAAAGATGAACAGAAATCATGAATTGGGAGAACGACAGTCCCCCCTCATTTAGAAGGAATAACCGATGGCAAAATTCAAAATGGAATCTCGAAGATCAAAAGTCCAACGGTCTCCAACGGGTAACGTCGGATCTTTGAGGGGAGTGGCCCAGTCAAGCCGAATCACGAACCCTTGTATATCTACTCTGAGTCCTACACCAGCCCCGACTCCCAACTCATCGAGGAACTTGGCGGTAAATTTGCCCCCAGGCAAATCCGGATTGTCTCTGACCAACCAGACATTGCCTGCATCGACAAACCACGCCCCTTTGAGGATGGACACAATCGGAAATCGGTGCTCTACATTGGCCTCTAACCGTATATCTCCGGTCTGATCAAAAAAAGAGTCGGTATTGAAATCATCGGGACTGGTGGTCCCCGGCCCCAACGAACGAATCCTAAATGCACGTACGCTATAGGGGCCTCCCGAAAAATATTGCTTGGAATAAGGCAAGGTCACCGAGTTGCCATAGGCATAGCCCACCCCTGCAAAGACACGCCCCACTAGGACATTGGAGCGGCCCCAGCGGTAGTGATTTTGCAAGTCAATATCAGCTTTGGCATACTGCGCATAAGCAATGCCTATAAACTCCTCTCCAGGCTCAAATAGATTGATTGTATTGCCTGCTACATCTACATTTAGCTTGAGCAAGAGGGCATTGGAATCTTCAGAATCTACGAGTTCGTTGTACACAAACTGATAGGTCAACCCAGCGATGAACTGCTGTTCAAAACTACCCTTGAGGTAAGCATTCTCATCCAAAATCTCTTGAAATTCCTCACTGACATGAATCAAATTGACATAGTTGATACTGATCGGATTGATCTGATGCCTGACTCGACGATTGCCTCTCCAAGTATACCCGAAGGTATTGAGATAGGACACCAACCGGTAGTAGCTACTCCGATCCAAATAATCCACGCCCGTAGCGACTTTTGTCTTGGGTACCGAATACCTGAACCTCCCTTGGAAATTGCCCGGAAAAATCAAGCGTGGAAAAATAACTTCTGCATTGAGCCCTAATTGTGCACTGGTCAACCCTTCGTCACTACCGTTGAGAATCTGTGCCTCGTACCCTACAGAAGCCGAGACATTCAATTTCTCCCCTCCACCAAATAGATTTCGGTTGC
The DNA window shown above is from Reichenbachiella sp. 5M10 and carries:
- a CDS encoding ribonuclease HII; amino-acid sequence: MLLAYHQENTIEAGCDEAGRGCLAGPVVAAAAIMPVDFSHAVLNDSKQLSAKKREALVDVIKDAAIAWGIGVVDNVEIDEINILNASFLAMHRAIDQLSVRPELLLIDGNRFNRYRDIPHETMIKGDGRFYSIAAASVLAKTHRDDLMTQYALQYPQYGWDRNAGYPTKAHRAAIKEFGSTPLHRQSFRLLPEQLEIFD